The Hordeum vulgare subsp. vulgare chromosome 7H, MorexV3_pseudomolecules_assembly, whole genome shotgun sequence DNA window cacttgttcttcatctggagggcagatctggagtccgtcttgggctcccgagaggggaaatcgtcgccatcgtcaccatcaaccttcttccctctccaattccatgaagctcttcgtcgttcgtgagtaatctattcgtaggctcgctgggcggtgatgagtaggatgagctctatcatgtaatcgagttagttttgacggggattgatccctagtatccactatgttctgagatttgatgttgctacttctttgccatgcttaatgcttgtcactagggcctgagtgccatgatttcagatctgaaattattatgttgtcaccaatatatgtgtgttttagatccgatcttgcaagttgtagttacctactatgtgttatgatccggcaaccccgtagtgacaataaccggaaccactcccgatgatgaccatagtttgaggagttcatgtgttcaccaagtgctaatgcgttggttcggttctttattaaaaggagaaccttaatatcctgtagtttccttttggaccccgctgccacgggagggatggacaatagatgtcatgcaagttcttttccctaagcacatatgacgacacacggaatgcatacctacatcacattgacgaatgggagctagccaattATCTCTCCGtgatatagctgttgcatgatgaatatcatccaaacaaatcaccgacccattgcctacgagtttgtcctactgttgctactgctgttacttgtcttgctctgctgctactactgttgctactgttgttacttgtcttgatctgctgctgctattactgttgctactgctgttttacttgtcttgctatgctgctgctactactactgttgttacttgtcttgctctgctgctgctgctactacggttgctgctgctgttacttgtcttgctctgctactactgttgctactactgtcgcttgctactgttgctacttgctactgctgtcactactgttgttccttgccactgctattgctcgttacactgctattacgtgctacactgttgattcgcctgaccgttgatgggaattgacaacttccgtcaacgcggcaacggaagcgccattgatacaatcgttaggaatagtgtgccgtcaacatatcgtttctgacaccgttgttatcatattactttgttgttactactgtgcttgtagatactaatctttcaggtgtggttgaatctgacaaattcagctgctaatacttgagagtatactctcacctcctgaggcgatctacaaatttgggtcgaataatataccctcgaaaaatgctgcaaacccacgcgttggtgggccatcaacaacattcttccagtttcattttcggggagtgctatcagcattcttctcgtgCAGTTGCAGgaaaaggtttgttgttataagcattcatctagttAACGCCAAAGATTGCGCGATCAGCTAGCcatttgatcaaggatggttaaggttttctgaccatacacaagtgttgtcacttgataactggatcacatcattaggagaatcatgtgatgggctagatccaaactatgaatgtagcatgtgatcgtgtcattttgttgctattgttttctgcgtgtcaagtatttattcttatgaccatgagatcatataactcactcacaccggaggaataccttgtgtgtatcaaacgtcgcaacgtaactgggtgactataaaggtgctctacaggtatctcctaaggtgttcgttgagttagtatggatcaagactgggatttgtcactctgtgtgacggagaggtacctcggggcccactcggtaatacaacatcacacacaagccttgcaagcaatgtgactcaagtgtgagtcacgagatcttgtattacggaatgagtaaagagacttgccggtaacatgattgaaataggtatatggataccgacgatcgaatctcgggcaagtaacataccgaaggacaaagggaatgacatacaggattatatgaatccttggcacagagcttcaaccgataagatcttcgtggaatatgtaggatccaagatggacatccaggtctcgctattggatattgaccgaggagtgtctcggctcatgtctacatagttctcgaactcgcggggtctgcacacttaaggttcgatgatgttttagtatagttgagttatatgtgtggttactgaatgttgttcggagtcccggatgagatcaggatgtcacgagggtttccggaatggtctggaaacgaagattgatatacaggatggttttatttggtcaccggaaaatttcaagcattaccgggagtgacgaatgggttccgggtattcatcgggggggggggggctacccacccgggagtgagcccagttaccctagggtggcgcaccagcccttagtgggctggtgaggccagcccaatacgaccatggcgccacaaggggaaaataccaaaggaaataaAGAAAGGAAAGACGGAGGTGGGAagtaaggagtggactccttccctcaaaccgaattggggtgggagtccacctctcccttcgtccggcgcccttggggctcccttgagccccaaggctagcccctcccctcctcctatatatactggtggttttagggcttttgagacacaactttgccacgtgcaactcaaacctataccacgtagttcttcctctagatcggatttctgcggagctcggacggagccctgcaggagtagatcatcaccaccaccgaagcgtcgtcacgctgccggagaactgatCCAGCTTTTGGTAGGCATTGGTCTGCCGGTGCTAGCTTTTGGCCGGTCCAGCATGCGTTGTACGATGCAACTTTTTGTAATCGTCTGATCCAGCTTTGCCCCCGACTCGCTCATATCTTCTTCCTTCATGTGTCTTCCCCACGAGTCATGAATCCCACCTCTCCACTGCATCTCCGTTCCTCAAATACTCCCTATGTACCTAAATTACTAAATACTTATAGTTGGAGAAAACTAGTTTAGTTCTTTCCAACTACAGGTATTTAGGTACAAAGGGAGTACAACATATGTTCTCTCGATTCACAACAGCCCAATGACGGAAAATCGACATCAGCGGTTGTCTGCTACAGTAGACAATGGTGGAAAGGCTCATGGTCCATGGCTGCCAAACTAAAAACAAAGGGCAACTTTTATATTTGTTCATGTTTTCCAATGAGTCACAAGAAACACACAAGTGTTTCAGTTCTTCAAAATTTCAATTTGACAAAACAACCAACTAGACAACCCTCGGACAAAACTATATTTTTAAGAGAAACAAAAAAGATACAAATTACAGTGTCTAGAGATTGAGATAAGGAACTCAATTCTAATATTCATCTTACAAGTCATGCAACACATGAACTTCATGTGCCGCATCAAAATAAGCATTGGAGCTACAACAATTATACAATTTGTGAACGAAGAGGTATTTTGAAGTTTTAACAATCTTACGGTTCCTGAAGAGAGAGGTACTTTGGAGATTCAAGAATCATGCAAATGAAGCTAAAGAATCCTGAAATTGGTTAGTCTATTAAATCTTGAGATCATTGAGCCCATGGAAGCTTAGCTgattcccctcccctcccgcaTTGCTCCCGCGGGCGACTGGGAGGGCAAACCCTAGCACCGTGTTCTTCCCGGGTGGACTTGGTCCCCTTTTCGGTGGGTGGCTATTCTTCCACGATGGCCTCGGGACCTCCCTATCGAGGTCGAGGTGGAGACTTGTGGCTGTTTAGGGAGGCGGCCACGTGTTATGGCATCGGTGTTGAGTTGTGAGAGGAAGCCGGGGCGGCGGCCCTAGTGTtgagaaacgtcgcatgggaaacaaaaaaattcctacgcgcacaaagacctatcatggtgatgtccatctacgagaggggatttccgatctacgtaccctcgtagatcgcacaacataagcgttagtgaacgcggttgatgtagtggaacgtcctcacgtccctcgatccgccacgcgaaccatcccacgaaccgtcccgcgatccgtcccacgatccgctccgatctagtgccgaacggacggcacctccgcgttcagcacacgtacaactcgacgatgatctcggccttcttgatccagcaagagatacggagaggtagatgagttctccggcagcgtgacggcgctccggaggttggtggtgatctaatctcagcagggctccgcccgagctccgcagaaacgcgatctagaggaaaaaccgtggaggtatgtggtcgggctgccgtggcaaaagttgtctcaagtcagccctaatacctcagtatatataggagggagggggagggaagaggcagcctcaaaccctcaaggtttggctgaaattggaggtggaggagtcctactccaatcctacttggagtaggattccaccttcccacttggaaactctttccaccttgtgttttttccttctcaaactttatgggccttagtgggaacttattccagcccattagggtctggtttatctcttcccatagcccatgggaccccttggggcgtgacacccctctcgatggtccccgtcacccctcccggcactcccggtacactaccgatgagcccaaaacttttccggtaatgcccggaaactttccggtaaccaaatgaggtcatcctatatatcaatcttcgtctccagaccattccggaaaccctcgtgacgtccgtgatcccatccgggactccgcacaacattcggtaaccaaccatataactcaaatacgcataaaacatcgtcgaaccttaagtgtacagaccctgcgggttcgagaactatgtagacatgatccgagagactcctcggtcaatatccaatagcgggacctggatgcccatattggatcctacatattctacgaagatcttatcgtttgaacctcagtgccaaggattcatataatcccgtatgtcattccctttgtccttcggtatgttacttgcccgagattcgatcgtcagtatccgcatacctatttcaatctcgtttaccggcaagtctctttactcgttccgtaatacaagatcccgcaacttacactaagtcacattgcttgcaaggcttgtgtgtgatgttgtattaccgagtgggccccgagatacctctccgtcacacggagtgacaaatcccagtctcgatccatactaactcaactaacaccttcggagatacctgtagattatctttatagtcacccagttacgttgcgacgtttgatacacacaaagcattcctcccgtgtcagtgagttatatgatctcatggtcataggaacaaatacttgacacgcagaaaacagtagcaacaaaatgacacgatcaatatgctacgtctattagtttgggtctagtccatcacatgattctcctaatgatgtgatcccattatcaagtgacaacacttgcctatggtcaggaaaccttgaccatctttgatcaacgagctagtcaactagagacttactagggacagtgttttgtctatatatccacacatgcactgtgtttccaatcaatacaattatagcatgaataataaacgattatcatgaactaagaaatataataataactaatttattattgcctctagggcatatttccaacacctagatGGGGGGCTTCACGATGGGCTTTCCGGCACGCgtcgtggtggcggtggtgcctACACCTCTTGGCTGTGCGGGCGGCAATGATGTTGGGATGGGAGGCTCTAGCATGCTCTAGTGGTCCCGGATCTCGGTTGGTTGGCATGCCTCTCGCTATGGTGTCTCCTGGTGGTAATGGCGGGTTCCCGAGTGATAGCTCAGCGCTTGGCTCCGGCGACAGCTGTGCTCGTGGGTGCCGTTTTCTTCATGAAGGAGTAGCTTTGGGTTCCGTTTATGTTCGAGGGctccgggtgaaaaccctaaTATGATCTCAGGCTCGGCAGCGGTGACGTGTTGCGTCGTCACCCTCCTAGGGTCGTTGCTAATGGAGTTGTGCCGTGGCCGGTCGGTCCTTTGCGAGGTGGTAGGCTAGCTATATGATTTttgttgtatcttttgatccgttgtTTGAGAGTGTGCTTTCCACTTTGTATCGTTCGGTCGTGTATTGTTCGGTATTGTTGTTTTATCTATAAAGTGATACGAAAGCCTTTTTCAAGAATTCTGAAATTGTACGAGAATATCTTAAAGGCATCAAACTGAATTTACATTCCAAGTGAGGTGGATTTCTCTGTCTTCTCTATACATGAGGAAATTAACATACATTATACCTGTACTCCTtctataaactaatataaaaacgtttagaTTATTAAAGTAGTGTTTTAAATGCTCTTATGTTAGTTTACGGAGGAAGTACTTCCTTTGTGTGAAAATATTGATCAAAGAGAATAAATATATCTTGACGTACATTAATTCTAAATACAACTATATGTATCCATGTATCCCACAATAGTTTTTGAACGAAGGAAGGGATCATGTAACATCAGAAAATGATTTTCAAATAACGGTGACAACGACACATGCATTGTAAGTACGATTCGTGAAAAAGAAAAGTGAGCGTAGAAGCCATTGATGAGCTTAGGGCATCTTCAATagttgtaagatagttgttgatAAACTTTGCCACCTAGGATATATGATGATGTGGCAACaaataaatgaggagagagaggaaagtTGTATGTAGATTAACCAATAGCTCTTGCATAAGCTCCGAGGTTAAATAGAGAGCGATTGTATTTATTCTCTCTTCTCCTATTGGATATTTTAGATGTAATCATTGGGGTAGTTGTATAATTCCTTTGTTCGTTGATGACATGAATAATTTTACCAACAATACTACATGAACGTTTTTATCAACAATTAATATCTAAACAAATTTAAAATAAGAATTTTGGGAGGGAGAGAGTACAAACTACGAGTAGTTGAGATGGAGAAGCCGACCGGCTGGCGGCGATTCAAAAGCGGCCGTCGGCCCGGATACCAGCCGACGACGGACAGGGTGCGCGTACACGAGACCGCCACGTCACCGATCCGCGCCCCTTCGCTCCTCCACCAAGCAGCGCCGATCTCGCGGATCGCGTGCTTCCTCGACACCACCCCCAGCCGTCAGATCTGGACGCAGTCCCAAATCCTTTTCCCCAACGGTAACAAGAAACCGCCTCGGCCCACCCCCACTTATAAATTCCCCACCCACCTCCCGATCTCTTCTCCCACTACCAAATTCGATTTCACCGCCCGCAGCAGCCGCCCAAGCCGACTTCACCAAGCAGCAGCCGCCGACGAGCAGCAGAAGCAGGCGCGATGGCCCGTACCAAGCAGACCGCCCGCAAGTCCACCGGCGGCAAGGCCCCCCGCAAGCAGCTCGCCACCAAGGTccgtcccctcccctcccctcgccaGTCCCCTTCTCccccatcctcctcttcttcaccctTGTCCCGATCTGTTCGATGTTGTTTCGCTGACGTTCGGATTTGAAACGCCGTGTTCCCATCAGGCGGCGAGGAAGTCGGCGCCGACCACCGGTGGCGTGAAGAAGCCTCACCGCTACAGGCCCGGGACCGTGGCGCTCCGCGAGATCCGCAAGTACCAGAAGAGCACCGAGCTGCTGATCCGCAAGCTCCCGTTCCAGCGCCTGGTGAGGGAGATCGCGCAGGACTTCAAGACCGACCTCAGGTTCCAGTCCCACGCCGTGCTGGCCCTCCAGGAGGCCGCCGAGGCGTACCTCGTCGGGCTGTTCGAGGACACCAACCTGTGCGCCATCCACGCCAAGCGCGTCACCATCATGCCCAAGGACATCCAGCTCGCCCGCCGCATCCGCGGGGAGCGCGCCTAAGCCACCCAGAGCGCTGCATTCGGGAGCGATGACACCGTTCGCCAGCATTAGTATTAGTGTAGTTGATTGGCTTTCCTTGTCCAGATATGCGTCTTGTGGTTCGTTGTAGAAACCCTGGTTGGTTGGTTCCCGTAGTTACAGAGACTTTTCTGCTTAAGTGGTTTTGGTTTGCGGTGTTGCAAACCGATGCTTACTGTGATGCAAATTGTTGGTTAATGTAGTGTTGGTTGACAATTATCGATGGATGAACTTGTGGTGTTGCGTAGTTGTTGCTTCCTGCTCTCTGAATCCTCTTGTGATTTCCTCTTCTGTTCGGCGGTGGGGAATTTTAATGTGTGCGCGCTTGCTTTGGTGATCAATCTTTGTAAGCAAGGAAAAAAAAACACGGATAGCGTGGGGTGTAAAGTTGAACCCGTGCAGTACGAGCTGTAGTGCAGTGTCGATGTCATACCCATTGGGGCAATTTTTTCATCATTTCGCGACTCTACGAGACTCTCCAAATGAGAATCAAGATAAACGTTTATTTCACCTTGGGAGCTGCTTCGTCCAGTATATGAAAGAAACACACCCCGGCTCCCCTGTGAAAAACAAAATTTGCTTTAGGCCTTCCGTAATGCATTGTCTCTTAGCGCCGTTAGATACAACCATCCTAATGTATTGTATGTTAAGTGTCGTATCTTAGTAAGCATGTATTTAATGATTTTAGCCTCATACTAATATGTGATTGGTCTAACAAGTTATTTTGCCTGTGATACCGTGCAAGAGCCGTATCCTAAATAAGATACAACAACCTCCTCTTTCTCAATAAATATAGTGCCACGTCAGCATTTTGCCTATGATATTGTGATACTACCATTACGAAAGGCCTTATATAATCTTCATCTTCCTAGTGGGAGTAATAATAACTACCATCTTTTTCATTCATGGCATTTCTATAGTGCGGGAATAGAGAAGGAACACGACAATAAAGTGTCACGGTGTATAAAATGTATACATATCTTTTAGTCTGGATATTAATTTTGTCTAAAACCAATATATCTTTAATTTGATCAAACTTATAAAGAAAATATCAACAGTTACAATATCAAATCAATATCATTAGATTTTTCCTCCTCTGCTTCACACGGGATGATCCTTAGTTAATGGATCAGACTTTGACGACTGGTCGAAGTCCCCAGTTAATGGATCAGACTTTGACGACTGGTCGAAGTCGGATTCGTTGAAGCCATGTCGGAGAAGGACGGAGATCGTCGGAGGTGAGCTTGGATGGCGAATGAAAGTGGAGGAGTTGGCTAGAGTTTGTTCCCGTCAACGAATGAGGATGAATATATGTAGTGTTGATGTGGACCAGTGTGGTTCAGGCGGATGTGTCCGAACGCATCTGTCCTTCCTATATTCGTCTCATATTTGATTGGAAATAAGGGATGCCGATCTGTTCGAGTGTTTTGTCTGTTTGAGAACGGTTCGAGATGTCCGGAGGTAGATGTTATTATACGAGCGTTTATCTTTATACTGTGTTAAAAGAAAATCTGGAACGTGTCAGCCGAACCGGGTGGCACGATCTTGCCCACGGCACACAAACGGACGGTGTGGCACGCGCACACGCACCGAACTCACCGGAAAACACAGAAGCACAAGCCCGGCGACGAACGCCCGAGAAAACACACGCGTACGCCCGCGATCTCTCTCCCCACGGATCGCGATCCGGCCGCGGGTCCGCCCGGCCAATGGCAGCGCCCCGCCCGCCGGTATAAAGCGCGGGCCTCAGACCCGCACCTCGCCACAGCTCTGAGTTCCGCTCCACCAGTCACCACTCACACTCACTAGAAGCTCCTCTGTTTCTCTCCAAGAAAAGATCGGGGGGAGGTGCTCTGTTTTGTCCGATGGCGACCGTGGCACAGGAGGCTACTGCTCCGGCGATGGCCGGAGCCGGCGAAAAGGCGGTGGCGGAGAAAGTTGCAGCGCCGGTGGAGGCGGGCGCTGGCGAGGAGGTTGCTGTGCCGGAGCGGGAGAAGGTGGATGACGTGAAGGATGCGGGTGAGGGCGAGGAGGTGGCTATGGATGTCGCCGGCGGTGAGGCGAAGAAGACGGAGGACGAAGGGGACGAGGCGGAGAAGCCGGAGGTGGAGCTGGATGagcaggggaaggggaaggagaagaagccGAGGAGCAGGAAGCCCCGTCCGGCGGGGCCGCACCACCCGCCATACTTCCAGGTGAGCGCGCCGGTCCGGCGTGGTACGGCACGGGGATTCCGATTGAGTTCGTATTGAGTTCTGAGCAGGGACGATCTTTGTGTGCAGATGATCAAGGAGGCGATCATGGCGGCGGGCGGCGGCAAGGCGGGGGCGAGCGCGCACGCGATCGCGAAGCGCGTCGGGGAGCGGCACGGGGACGCGCTCCCGGGCAACTACCGCAAGGTGCTGGCCGCGCAGCTCCGGAGCTTCGCCGCCAAGGGCCGGCTCGTCCGGGTTAAGGCCTCCTTCCGCCTCGCCCCCgccgaggagaagaaggcccTGCCGGCCAAGAAGACGACCGCCACCACCAACGCCACCGAGAAGGCCGCGTCGAAGAAGGCGGCCCCCCCGGCGCCGGCGCGCGCGAAGAGGGCGAGGAAGAAGGCGGGGCCGCCGACGGCGAAGCCGAAGCCGAAGCAGCCCAAGTCGATCCGCGCCCGGAAGGCCAACAAGGCCAGCGCCTGATTCCGATCGCCGCCGCCGATGCCGATGCCGTGTCCCTGTCCCCTGTACATATCTCGGTAGTGGTAGAGACAGTAGTCGTATGGAGTGCTGGCACGTTCGATCGAGCGCCCTGTTCTGTAAATACGGCCCGTGTGCGCGCGTGTGTGTTCCCGGAAATAATGGCGCTCTCTGTGTTCCGGCGTCGATGTGTGGAAGGAAGGAGAAGATGGTGAATGTGGCTGTGACTGCAAATCTGTGAGACTGATGTTTGTATCACTCGTCTCTGTGCTGTGATCATGCTCTGCTCCTCCGCTCTCCGGCTTTCGGCTTCGATTGATATCGCTGGTCATGACAGAAGAAAAATAAGACCCAAACATCTTTTCCTTGGGCAACTTACAATTGACATACATATCAGAATGTGGAACTCCAAAGAGTGTATTATTTAGGATGCACAACAATCATAAAAAAATCACAATACGTTAGATCATGTACTGTATAAACTCCCAAAACTTAAATGCATGTATAACCAGGCCAAAAACATAAATACCGTGGACCGAGCATCACACACGCGCAGGACACAAAACTCCCAGGCTGAAATCACAAACTGGACCCGAGACTGTTCTAACTAACCTTTTCAGCGAAGACCCTCAGAAGTATTTGTTCTAACCTTGTCAGTGAAGACCCTCATAAACTGAACCGAAGACTGAAGTATTTGTTCTAACCTTATCAACGAAGACCCTCACAAACTGAACCCGACACTGAAGTATTTGTTCTAACCTTATCAACAAAAACACACAAACTGAATCCGAATCAGAGACTATCGTGACCCTTATCAACGAAGACCCT harbors:
- the LOC123413075 gene encoding histone H3.3, whose protein sequence is MARTKQTARKSTGGKAPRKQLATKAARKSAPTTGGVKKPHRYRPGTVALREIRKYQKSTELLIRKLPFQRLVREIAQDFKTDLRFQSHAVLALQEAAEAYLVGLFEDTNLCAIHAKRVTIMPKDIQLARRIRGERA
- the LOC123407706 gene encoding histone H1-like, giving the protein MATVAQEATAPAMAGAGEKAVAEKVAAPVEAGAGEEVAVPEREKVDDVKDAGEGEEVAMDVAGGEAKKTEDEGDEAEKPEVELDEQGKGKEKKPRSRKPRPAGPHHPPYFQMIKEAIMAAGGGKAGASAHAIAKRVGERHGDALPGNYRKVLAAQLRSFAAKGRLVRVKASFRLAPAEEKKALPAKKTTATTNATEKAASKKAAPPAPARAKRARKKAGPPTAKPKPKQPKSIRARKANKASA